The DNA region TCGCGAGAACAAGCAGCTTCGAGCGCGCCGGAAACCGGTGCATGAAGCTGTCTCCTTCGACATAAAGCGATTGCATCAGCAGGTAATCTCCCGGTAGCGCGCGATTGCCTCGGCCGCTGGCGCATCGGTCGCAAGCCTGCCCTCGTGGAAGAGCAGGACGCGGCCGAAATCCGCGACCAGTTCCAGATCATGGCTGATCACGATGGCGTTTTCGGGCAGGCCCTTGATGATCTTCTGTACCAGTGCGCGGTTCTTGAGGTCGAGTTGGTTCGTCGGCTCGTCGAGGATCAAGATATCCGGACCGGTCACCAGAACCGCGGAGAGGGCGGCGATCTGTAGCTCGCCGCCGGACAGCTCGTGTGCCCGGCGCGCTGCCAGATGGGCGGCATCGAAACGGCCGAGCGCAGCTTCGACCCTCGCTTCGATCTCGGCCTTCGAAAAGCCGCGGCCCTTCAATCCGAAGGCGATGTCGTCGCGCACGATCGGCAGGATGATCTGGTTCTGCGGCTGCTGGAAAATGAAGCCGACATCAGGAAGGGCGGAATGGGAGGTGGCCGTGTCCCGGCCATTGACGATCACCCGTCCTATCGTTGGCTTCGTTAGCCCGTTGATCAGCCGCGCGAAGGTCGTCT from Rhizobium sullae includes:
- a CDS encoding energy-coupling factor ABC transporter ATP-binding protein, whose amino-acid sequence is MDIRFEGAAVRYGTREALSPLTLTLTENRIGVIGLNGSGKTTFARLINGLTKPTIGRVIVNGRDTATSHSALPDVGFIFQQPQNQIILPIVRDDIAFGLKGRGFSKAEIEARVEAALGRFDAAHLAARRAHELSGGELQIAALSAVLVTGPDILILDEPTNQLDLKNRALVQKIIKGLPENAIVISHDLELVADFGRVLLFHEGRLATDAPAAEAIARYREITC